A single region of the Thermovenabulum gondwanense genome encodes:
- a CDS encoding radical SAM protein, producing the protein MDLARTYIGEKVLEQGLKFIVKEPVNNIEKIVEWVEKLPMPEHHRRNVSNVKSFLKNKESNWYKLAERLLTEVDPHVKQKFAVNFFLNANFLGVQKQTENAKKLGYSVPWALLIDPTERCNLNCIGCWAGDYQRKEELSYELLDRILTEAEELGIYFIVMSGGEPLLRKDDIIRLAEKHNSMGFHLFTNGTLIDDKLIEEMKRVGNITLAFSIEGFEESTDKRRGKGVFKKVMDAMDRMRKAGLLYGVSVTYTRNNTEELASEEFVDMLVDKGVAFAWYFTYIPIGKDVDLELMATPEQRAYMYDRILEYRRTKPIFIMDFWNDGEASNGCIAGGRRYLHINAQGEVEPCAFVHYSTCNIKNVSLKEALGSPIMRAYQKRQPFNLNMRRPCPLIDNPEMLKEIVEESGAYPTQLHADETAAEFAEKLKPYAQKWGELADRIWYETHGEEEKIELEEVES; encoded by the coding sequence ATGGATTTGGCCAGAACCTATATTGGAGAGAAGGTTTTGGAGCAGGGACTTAAATTTATCGTAAAGGAACCGGTTAATAATATAGAAAAAATAGTAGAATGGGTTGAAAAACTTCCCATGCCCGAACACCACAGAAGAAATGTCAGCAATGTAAAGAGTTTTCTAAAAAACAAAGAGTCCAACTGGTACAAACTCGCAGAGAGGTTACTTACGGAAGTGGATCCTCATGTCAAACAAAAATTTGCGGTAAACTTTTTCTTGAATGCTAATTTTTTAGGGGTTCAAAAACAAACGGAAAATGCAAAAAAACTCGGATATTCTGTACCATGGGCTCTTTTAATAGACCCGACCGAAAGGTGCAATCTTAATTGTATAGGATGCTGGGCCGGAGATTACCAGAGAAAGGAAGAACTCAGCTATGAACTGTTAGACAGAATATTGACAGAGGCCGAGGAACTGGGAATTTATTTTATAGTTATGTCCGGAGGGGAGCCATTATTAAGAAAAGATGATATAATAAGATTAGCGGAAAAACATAATTCCATGGGATTTCACCTTTTCACTAACGGCACTTTAATTGATGATAAACTAATTGAGGAAATGAAAAGGGTAGGGAATATTACTCTTGCTTTCAGCATTGAGGGCTTTGAGGAATCTACGGATAAAAGGCGCGGCAAAGGTGTTTTCAAAAAAGTAATGGATGCAATGGATAGAATGAGAAAGGCTGGGTTATTATACGGGGTATCGGTTACTTACACAAGGAACAATACGGAAGAATTGGCCAGCGAGGAATTCGTAGACATGCTGGTGGATAAAGGTGTGGCTTTTGCGTGGTATTTTACTTACATTCCGATCGGTAAAGATGTGGACCTGGAATTAATGGCGACTCCCGAGCAAAGGGCGTATATGTATGACAGAATACTGGAATATAGAAGGACAAAGCCCATTTTTATTATGGATTTCTGGAACGACGGAGAAGCTTCCAATGGATGCATTGCAGGGGGCAGGAGATATCTACATATAAACGCCCAGGGAGAAGTCGAGCCCTGCGCTTTTGTACATTATTCTACATGCAATATTAAGAACGTTTCCCTGAAGGAAGCACTGGGTTCTCCGATTATGAGGGCATATCAAAAGAGGCAGCCCTTCAATTTGAATATGCGCAGGCCCTGTCCATTAATAGATAACCCCGAAATGCTGAAAGAAATTGTGGAAGAAAGCGGTGCATATCCTACCCAGCTTCATGCTGATGAAACTGCTGCGGAATTTGCTGAAAAGCTGAAGCCCTACGCTCAAAAATGGGGAGAACTTGCGGATAGAATTTGGTATGAAACCCATGGAGAGGAAGAAAAAATTGAATTAGAGGAGGTTGAAAGTTGA
- a CDS encoding ArsR/SmtB family transcription factor, with the protein MSSSLSEYKLRFLESLSDKTRLRIVEALKEKEKTVSQLVEELGATQSNISGHLRLLKISGILKSRQEGKYVYYSLRSEAIKDFLLNLEEIMILLRKEVYEGT; encoded by the coding sequence TTGAGTTCCAGCCTTTCGGAATACAAGCTAAGATTTTTAGAAAGCCTATCGGATAAAACCCGGCTCAGGATAGTGGAAGCCCTCAAAGAAAAAGAAAAAACCGTTAGCCAGCTGGTTGAAGAACTGGGAGCTACTCAATCAAACATTTCGGGGCATCTCAGGCTTTTGAAAATCAGCGGGATATTAAAAAGCCGCCAGGAGGGCAAGTACGTTTATTACAGCTTAAGAAGTGAGGCCATTAAGGACTTTCTTTTAAACTTAGAAGAAATAATGATTTTATTAAGAAAGGAAGTTTATGAAGGAACATGA